A genomic segment from Bacteroidota bacterium encodes:
- a CDS encoding DUF255 domain-containing protein, whose amino-acid sequence MTATTRTRIITGVVLAVFTAIIGFQFKSATANGTSLLQWRSFDEGIAEAQQSNKKVLVDVYTDWCSWCKKMDSQVYANNDVADYLSKSYVVIKLNAESSKKINYRNQQYTERELAAAFGINGYPSTLFLKSDSEPITIYPGFADAQKFKQIISFIAEDHYLSKKFEDYIVGK is encoded by the coding sequence ATGACTGCAACCACCCGGACACGAATAATCACAGGCGTTGTTCTTGCTGTGTTCACTGCCATTATCGGTTTTCAATTCAAGTCGGCAACAGCCAACGGCACATCTCTTCTGCAGTGGAGGTCGTTTGACGAGGGAATAGCGGAAGCACAACAATCCAACAAGAAGGTTCTGGTTGATGTGTACACCGATTGGTGCAGTTGGTGCAAGAAAATGGACTCGCAGGTGTACGCAAACAACGATGTCGCCGACTACTTGAGCAAGAGTTACGTTGTTATCAAGCTCAACGCGGAATCGTCAAAGAAGATCAACTATAGGAATCAGCAATACACCGAGCGTGAGCTTGCGGCGGCGTTCGGCATTAACGGATACCCCAGCACACTCTTTCTGAAATCCGATTCCGAACCGATCACGATATATCCGGGATTTGCTGACGCGCAGAAGTTCAAGCAAATCATCTCCTTCATCGCCGAAGATCATTATCTGTCGAAGAAATTCGAAGACTATATCGTCGGGAAGTGA
- a CDS encoding PorV/PorQ family protein: MMKYPQNILFALAFVLLMTPYAAHAQVGKSGLAFLKFGVSGRAVSMGDAMSATISGAAATHYNPAGLMVPEGTNAHILLMHKEWIQDVRSQFLGATVNLNDESALGVSVNTATVSDIEIRTRPGTPQGTFSSRDYSLGLSYARHFSDDLAIGITAKFLYEKIFVDEANGFAFDIGAQYNTPIENLTFGLALANLGSTNNLRNENITLPSLLRAGPAYVAELESMTSRLTIATDLLHIFPEKKTYVNMGGEWLFNGIVAARAGYQLGSNARGFSTGLGVEYGMFSLDYGFAPLSSDLGSGHTFSLSLKL; encoded by the coding sequence ATGATGAAGTACCCCCAAAATATCCTCTTCGCACTTGCGTTCGTGTTGTTGATGACGCCGTATGCCGCTCACGCACAAGTCGGGAAGTCCGGTCTTGCATTTTTGAAGTTTGGCGTTTCGGGCCGCGCCGTATCGATGGGCGATGCCATGAGTGCGACAATCTCAGGCGCTGCAGCTACGCACTACAATCCTGCCGGCCTGATGGTGCCCGAAGGGACGAACGCACACATTCTGCTGATGCATAAGGAGTGGATTCAGGACGTTCGCTCGCAGTTCCTCGGCGCAACGGTCAATCTGAACGATGAAAGCGCATTGGGGGTTTCGGTAAACACGGCAACAGTTTCGGACATTGAGATCCGGACAAGACCGGGCACTCCGCAGGGCACGTTCTCGTCAAGAGATTACTCTCTCGGTTTGTCGTATGCGCGCCACTTTTCCGACGATCTGGCAATCGGAATAACAGCAAAATTTTTGTACGAGAAGATTTTTGTGGATGAAGCCAACGGCTTCGCATTCGACATCGGCGCCCAATACAACACCCCGATTGAAAACCTGACCTTCGGATTGGCATTGGCCAATCTCGGCAGCACAAACAATCTTCGGAACGAGAACATCACCCTCCCTTCACTGCTTCGTGCAGGCCCGGCGTACGTTGCCGAACTGGAAAGCATGACATCGCGGCTTACTATTGCCACTGATCTGCTGCACATCTTCCCCGAAAAGAAGACCTATGTAAACATGGGAGGCGAGTGGCTTTTCAATGGAATTGTTGCAGCCCGCGCGGGCTATCAACTCGGCTCGAATGCCCGCGGCTTCAGTACAGGGCTCGGCGTTGAATACGGGATGTTCAGCCTCGATTACGGCTTTGCCCCCCTCTCCTCTGACCTCGGAAGCGGGCACACGTTTTCGTTGAGTTTGAAGTTATAG
- a CDS encoding site-2 protease family protein codes for MDQDFGETQSEFSQWKRYAVHIILFGLTFFTTTLAGVDWLAKDSLELTNFSSGLTYSVLILIMLSAHEFGHYFAARYHKVEATLPFYIPFPPFLLLNPFGTMGAVIRLRSAIPSRKVLFDIGVAGPLAGFVATAIILAVGFQTLPSKEYLYSIHPEYALLTTIPDGGLHFGNTLFLSLFREVFAPPGVFIPPMNEIYHYPFLCVGWFGMLVTAMNLIPVGQLDGGHISYSMFGTRYHTIAQAFLVILVVLGLSGMLREIGIDFEYGWFGWFIWAMILIFMIRRGKMHRPPIEDDTPLDPTRRSLGWLCAVIFVGCISLVPISYIL; via the coding sequence ATGGACCAAGATTTTGGTGAAACACAATCCGAATTCAGTCAATGGAAACGCTATGCCGTTCACATCATTCTGTTTGGCCTCACGTTCTTCACAACAACTCTTGCCGGCGTCGATTGGCTTGCCAAGGATTCACTTGAGCTGACCAATTTCTCGTCAGGGTTAACCTACTCTGTCTTGATTCTCATCATGCTCAGCGCGCATGAGTTTGGTCATTACTTCGCTGCACGATACCACAAGGTTGAAGCAACGCTTCCATTCTACATTCCCTTTCCTCCGTTCCTCCTCCTCAATCCTTTCGGGACGATGGGGGCGGTAATCAGGTTACGGTCTGCTATCCCTTCGAGAAAAGTCTTGTTTGATATCGGCGTAGCCGGGCCGCTGGCAGGGTTTGTTGCGACTGCAATTATCCTGGCTGTCGGATTCCAGACTCTGCCATCCAAGGAGTATCTCTATTCCATCCACCCGGAGTACGCGCTCCTTACTACAATACCGGATGGCGGACTGCATTTCGGCAACACGTTGTTTCTTTCATTGTTTCGGGAAGTGTTTGCTCCGCCCGGCGTATTTATTCCGCCCATGAACGAAATCTACCACTATCCATTTCTCTGTGTCGGGTGGTTTGGGATGCTGGTAACGGCCATGAATCTCATCCCCGTCGGGCAACTCGATGGCGGACACATCTCCTATTCGATGTTCGGAACCCGATACCACACCATTGCGCAAGCGTTTCTTGTCATATTGGTAGTCCTCGGACTGTCAGGAATGTTGCGAGAAATCGGAATCGATTTTGAATACGGATGGTTCGGCTGGTTCATCTGGGCTATGATTCTCATCTTTATGATTCGGAGGGGAAAGATGCACCGACCGCCGATTGAGGACGATACGCCGCTCGATCCTACCCGCAGGTCATTGGGCTGGTTGTGTGCAGTCATTTTTGTCGGGTGTATCTCCCTCGTTCCTATTTCCTATATCCTGTAA
- a CDS encoding sigma-54-dependent Fis family transcriptional regulator, producing MESKTVLGDKKAGGAFEYPIVGKSKSTEQLIRSIQKLAKSRRDVVIVGEAGVGKGAVAKNIYHMGKAELKNGSSEQPFMSINLSVVDDRELEAMLFGFDRGVEGLPYTSKRGLFEQANGGTVLIEEIEEASFRNQMKILNFVNERKTRRIGGEAKENVDIRLIITMKDDPAQLVEKRKLLEDLYARVLEFEKVEIQPLRQRAEDIPLLVKHFTSEICRELGLGELVIDINAIDVLVRQPWKENIRELKAVVDKSVLFSNEGRFSLPPELVDEKTEVVKMINNIMAGQEFVLDKSLDVIEKGIIERSLDRFGFNQSKAAQFLGMTEQTFRYKLKRLGIASARSRG from the coding sequence ATGGAATCAAAAACAGTTCTGGGAGACAAGAAGGCAGGGGGTGCTTTCGAATATCCTATCGTCGGTAAGAGCAAATCCACCGAACAGTTGATACGCTCGATTCAGAAACTTGCCAAGAGCCGGCGTGATGTCGTTATCGTCGGCGAAGCGGGAGTTGGCAAGGGAGCTGTAGCGAAGAACATCTATCACATGGGCAAGGCCGAGTTGAAGAACGGCAGCTCCGAACAACCCTTCATGTCGATCAACCTTTCGGTGGTTGACGACAGGGAACTTGAGGCGATGTTGTTCGGATTCGATCGCGGAGTCGAGGGATTGCCGTATACATCGAAGCGCGGGTTATTCGAGCAGGCGAACGGTGGTACCGTTTTAATTGAGGAGATTGAGGAAGCAAGCTTCCGCAACCAGATGAAGATTCTCAACTTCGTCAACGAACGCAAGACCCGCCGTATCGGTGGCGAGGCGAAAGAGAATGTCGACATTCGCCTGATCATTACTATGAAAGATGATCCTGCACAGCTTGTCGAAAAGCGGAAGTTGCTGGAAGACCTGTACGCCCGCGTGCTCGAATTCGAAAAAGTCGAGATTCAGCCGTTGCGTCAGCGCGCAGAAGATATTCCGCTTCTCGTCAAACATTTCACCAGTGAAATCTGCCGTGAACTCGGACTCGGTGAGTTGGTGATCGACATTAATGCAATTGATGTGTTGGTCCGTCAGCCGTGGAAAGAGAATATTCGCGAGCTGAAGGCTGTCGTTGACAAGTCCGTACTCTTCTCCAACGAAGGGCGATTCTCGCTGCCGCCGGAACTGGTCGATGAAAAGACAGAAGTAGTAAAGATGATCAACAACATTATGGCAGGTCAGGAATTCGTCCTCGATAAGTCTCTCGATGTGATTGAGAAGGGAATTATCGAACGGTCGCTTGACAGATTCGGCTTCAACCAATCGAAGGCTGCGCAGTTCCTCGGAATGACGGAACAGACATTCCGCTATAAGTTGAAGCGGCTCGGTATTGCCAGCGCTCGATCGAGGGGATAA
- a CDS encoding glycosyltransferase: protein MLVELLVLFGILYALQICIFAIGAHRARYSFDSSFRPTVSIIVAARNEEQNIRRCLESLSHLSYPKELLEILVVNDRSTDKTHEIIEEFAVRFPFIQSHTSIPDPDGHLRGKTNAVAQGIERTTGEFIFFTDADCIVPERWVEETVKYYNEPNVGVVAGFTSLRASTLFEAIQALDWFVLFSIAAATIRLHFPVTAVGNNLSVRRKAYEAVGGYRNIPFSITEDYALFHAVMSTGIYKAKFPVDASTLVQSMPCEDWAGLYRQKKRWFIGGADMDLKSIALFATGFLFKTLLVINLLAGNVIAVLAAYAVKVLSDFMLVRPALTTFRKMRLILYFVPFEVYYIVYVVLFPPIVLLNRRVSWKNRVFR from the coding sequence ATGCTTGTAGAACTGCTTGTTCTGTTCGGGATTCTGTACGCGCTTCAAATTTGCATATTCGCAATCGGTGCTCATCGCGCCCGATATTCCTTTGATAGTTCGTTCAGACCGACAGTCTCTATTATCGTTGCAGCACGAAACGAAGAACAGAATATTCGTCGCTGCCTCGAATCTCTATCACACTTGTCATATCCAAAAGAACTTCTCGAAATACTCGTTGTGAACGACCGCTCGACCGACAAAACGCACGAGATTATTGAAGAGTTTGCCGTCAGGTTCCCTTTCATACAATCACATACCTCAATCCCCGATCCTGACGGACATCTCAGAGGAAAGACCAATGCGGTCGCGCAGGGCATCGAGAGAACAACAGGCGAGTTCATTTTCTTCACGGATGCTGATTGCATCGTTCCGGAACGGTGGGTTGAAGAAACCGTGAAGTACTATAACGAGCCGAACGTGGGTGTGGTTGCGGGTTTCACTTCGCTTCGGGCCTCAACATTGTTTGAAGCAATTCAGGCCTTGGATTGGTTTGTGTTGTTCTCGATTGCGGCTGCAACAATCCGCCTGCATTTCCCGGTTACGGCTGTCGGCAATAATCTCTCCGTGAGAAGGAAAGCATACGAAGCGGTCGGCGGCTACCGGAACATTCCCTTCAGTATAACTGAAGATTATGCCCTATTTCATGCAGTAATGTCGACGGGCATATACAAGGCAAAATTTCCCGTCGATGCATCAACGCTGGTACAAAGCATGCCGTGCGAGGATTGGGCAGGCCTGTATCGGCAGAAGAAACGCTGGTTCATTGGTGGCGCTGACATGGACTTGAAGAGCATTGCGTTGTTTGCAACAGGGTTTCTATTCAAAACACTTCTGGTCATAAATCTCTTGGCCGGAAATGTCATCGCCGTTCTGGCGGCCTATGCCGTCAAAGTACTTTCAGATTTCATGCTTGTCCGGCCGGCATTGACCACTTTCCGGAAGATGAGATTGATCCTGTACTTCGTACCCTTCGAGGTGTACTATATTGTCTACGTAGTTCTCTTCCCTCCCATCGTCTTGCTCAACAGAAGAGTGTCCTGGAAGAATAGGGTATTCCGTTAG
- a CDS encoding TonB-dependent receptor, whose product MKITIGFLILLFASVTSVAASGSIVGTVVGKDGNDHLVGVNVLVQGSVRGASTNTDGKYRIADVAPGTYTLIFSLIGYQRETVAGVIVQDGQETVVNVTLRVRPVQTDQVVVTANKREQSLQDVPVSISVMDAAEMQSRNPQTIEDVMRYIPGVNITGGQVNIRGSSGYTKGAGSRIVMLLDGIPFIAGDTGELIFEQIPVGQIDRIEVVKGASSALYGSSALGGVINIITKPIPENPETFVRTYAGVYNKPSYDRWKWTDRRLGFAGLSLGQTLKVGDFGLALSLSRQANDSYRANDFSRRYNVYVKARQDLPSDNSITINFGLLSQHRGQHNWWRNIDSALLTPYVQRDDDVNSSRYFVSSLYNDALSDKFLLSVKGLWYHNDWKSTTWHDSPQPRWTDIQQSISNDYRAEIGMTAFLGSDHTVTSGVSGQFFTVDSPTSLFGKHSGWSAALFSQDEWSITDRFLLTFGARLDIQDIGLIDAKPQVNPKVALSYKLDEGTTLRASFGRGFRVPSVGEVFIALDLGGGINTLPNPDLKAERSSSYELGIVHQLNGLGTLDFALFRTDYSNLIEPTPFQDAGGSYKVQWQNTPKARVQGFETAWKIGFFEGDLLWNVGYTYAYAEDLTPRRFLGLDSLVNARPNNVLPYRPKHVLTTGVQGRFGILRANVDFRYMSKVDRVFDLFVNTRDFFIPNADARDKILVTDFRLGADFSSFGVPLSATVHVNNAFRYNYLELTANMSPPRNFVLVVEARL is encoded by the coding sequence ATGAAAATAACTATAGGATTTCTGATATTGCTCTTTGCTTCGGTGACGTCTGTGGCGGCGAGCGGTTCAATAGTGGGCACGGTTGTGGGCAAAGACGGGAATGACCACCTTGTCGGGGTGAATGTGCTGGTTCAAGGCTCTGTACGCGGTGCCTCGACAAATACCGACGGCAAATATCGCATAGCCGATGTAGCTCCCGGAACCTATACACTCATTTTCTCGCTTATTGGATATCAACGCGAAACTGTGGCGGGCGTAATCGTTCAGGATGGACAGGAAACGGTCGTGAACGTGACTTTGCGTGTACGACCTGTCCAGACAGACCAGGTCGTCGTTACGGCAAACAAGCGGGAACAATCGTTGCAGGACGTTCCCGTGAGCATTTCAGTGATGGATGCGGCAGAAATGCAATCACGCAATCCTCAGACGATCGAGGATGTCATGCGTTATATTCCCGGTGTAAACATAACCGGCGGACAAGTGAATATCCGGGGATCAAGCGGGTACACAAAGGGCGCGGGAAGCCGCATCGTAATGCTGCTTGATGGGATCCCGTTCATTGCAGGTGATACGGGAGAACTCATCTTCGAGCAAATTCCGGTCGGTCAAATTGATCGGATCGAAGTCGTGAAAGGGGCAAGTTCGGCGTTATATGGCTCCAGCGCGCTGGGAGGGGTCATCAACATCATCACAAAACCCATTCCGGAGAATCCGGAGACCTTTGTCAGAACCTATGCCGGTGTTTACAACAAGCCATCATATGACAGGTGGAAATGGACAGATCGGAGATTGGGGTTTGCAGGATTGTCGCTTGGCCAGACCCTGAAAGTGGGTGATTTTGGCCTCGCACTTTCGTTGAGCAGACAGGCAAATGACAGTTACCGCGCAAATGATTTTTCACGACGATACAACGTGTATGTGAAAGCGCGACAAGATTTGCCGTCCGACAATTCCATCACAATCAACTTCGGGTTGCTTTCGCAGCACCGCGGCCAGCACAATTGGTGGCGCAATATTGATTCCGCTCTCCTTACTCCCTATGTCCAGCGTGACGACGATGTGAATTCAAGCCGCTACTTTGTGAGCAGCCTCTATAACGATGCTTTATCCGATAAGTTCCTTTTATCAGTGAAGGGATTGTGGTATCACAACGACTGGAAATCCACGACGTGGCACGATTCTCCCCAACCTCGTTGGACAGACATCCAACAGTCGATCTCCAACGACTATCGCGCCGAAATTGGAATGACAGCATTCTTAGGGAGTGACCATACCGTAACGAGTGGCGTGAGCGGTCAGTTTTTCACAGTGGATTCGCCCACTTCACTCTTTGGCAAGCACTCAGGATGGTCTGCCGCTCTTTTCTCTCAAGATGAATGGAGCATTACCGACCGCTTCTTGCTCACTTTCGGTGCTCGCCTCGATATTCAGGATATCGGACTTATCGATGCGAAACCACAGGTAAATCCCAAGGTTGCGCTCTCGTACAAGCTTGACGAGGGAACTACGCTTCGCGCTTCCTTTGGGAGGGGCTTCAGGGTTCCCTCTGTTGGCGAGGTGTTTATTGCCCTTGATCTTGGTGGCGGAATAAACACGTTGCCGAACCCTGACCTCAAAGCAGAAAGAAGTTCTTCCTACGAATTGGGTATCGTTCATCAGCTGAATGGATTGGGAACGCTGGATTTTGCCCTGTTCAGAACCGACTACAGCAACCTGATAGAGCCTACGCCGTTTCAGGACGCCGGCGGTAGTTACAAAGTGCAATGGCAGAACACGCCCAAAGCCCGGGTTCAGGGATTCGAAACAGCTTGGAAGATTGGGTTCTTCGAAGGCGATCTTCTGTGGAATGTCGGGTATACGTATGCGTATGCAGAAGACCTCACTCCCCGGAGGTTTTTAGGGTTGGATAGTCTTGTGAACGCCCGGCCGAACAACGTGCTGCCGTACCGGCCGAAGCACGTGCTCACAACCGGAGTTCAGGGACGGTTCGGAATCCTCCGGGCGAATGTCGATTTCCGGTATATGAGCAAGGTTGACCGTGTGTTCGATCTGTTTGTGAATACGCGGGATTTTTTCATTCCGAATGCTGATGCGAGAGACAAGATTCTCGTTACTGACTTCAGGCTCGGTGCAGATTTTTCCTCCTTCGGAGTTCCTCTTTCCGCAACGGTTCACGTCAATAACGCATTCCGCTACAATTATCTTGAGTTGACAGCAAATATGTCGCCGCCCCGGAATTTTGTTCTTGTGGTCGAGGCGCGGTTGTAA
- a CDS encoding T9SS type A sorting domain-containing protein produces the protein MRSLMRYVMPGLLCTIFIVTAGAQITINDVDVNRILAPGNMVVNRNDNVATSFNVGSPGLNSWNFSGLQTSTFQVYNSVLASGTPFISNFPGATHAARVDTNFEGINGTVYQYLQLNATGLRNLGNMARATPFPFSTIELRTTVTPAEIVYALPATLGTVWNTAFSNNTRVTLNGQEISNTTTTHDATYTVDGYGTMLLPNSVNSIYALRIRKLNFYNGSPVVSFMFLSRGGAVVICEASDTSAVSGTISVRQGTVVWNTSIVSDSTTDVRTNEQVPPRFSLHQNYPNPFNPSTIISYQVATAGFVSLKVFNMLGEEVATLVNEMKSPGSYETIWNADGLPSGVYFYRMTAGSFTETRRMMVLK, from the coding sequence ATGAGATCTCTGATGCGATACGTAATGCCGGGGTTGCTTTGCACGATCTTTATAGTGACTGCCGGCGCCCAGATTACGATCAATGATGTAGACGTTAATCGCATTCTTGCACCGGGAAACATGGTTGTGAATCGCAATGATAACGTCGCGACATCCTTCAACGTCGGGTCTCCCGGTCTCAACTCGTGGAACTTCAGCGGGCTTCAGACCTCGACGTTTCAAGTGTATAACAGCGTCTTGGCGTCGGGTACGCCCTTCATTTCGAACTTTCCCGGGGCAACACATGCCGCCCGGGTGGATACGAATTTCGAAGGTATTAACGGGACTGTCTACCAATACCTTCAATTGAATGCAACCGGCTTGCGAAATTTGGGAAATATGGCGCGTGCAACGCCATTTCCGTTTAGCACCATCGAATTGAGAACTACCGTAACGCCGGCTGAAATCGTGTACGCACTTCCGGCAACACTCGGTACAGTTTGGAATACCGCTTTCTCCAACAATACCCGGGTTACACTGAACGGTCAAGAAATTTCGAATACAACGACAACTCACGACGCAACGTACACCGTTGACGGGTATGGCACAATGCTGTTGCCGAATAGCGTCAATTCCATTTATGCGTTAAGAATTCGAAAGCTGAATTTTTATAACGGTAGTCCTGTCGTAAGTTTCATGTTTCTCTCCCGGGGGGGAGCGGTCGTGATCTGTGAAGCGAGCGACACATCGGCGGTGAGCGGAACGATCTCGGTTCGTCAGGGAACCGTGGTTTGGAATACGTCCATCGTGTCCGACTCGACAACTGATGTTCGCACGAACGAACAGGTTCCTCCACGATTTTCATTGCATCAAAACTACCCCAATCCGTTCAATCCCTCAACGATCATCAGCTATCAGGTAGCGACCGCTGGATTCGTTTCTCTGAAAGTATTCAATATGTTGGGCGAAGAAGTCGCAACGCTGGTCAACGAAATGAAATCACCCGGTTCGTATGAAACAATCTGGAATGCAGACGGTCTGCCAAGCGGGGTGTACTTCTACCGCATGACTGCCGGCTCGTTCACTGAGACTCGACGCATGATGGTGTTGAAATGA
- a CDS encoding YchF/TatD family DNA exonuclease, which yields MFIDSHCHLTSEQFNADRDAVIRRAEDAGVHAIINPGTDLEDSKRAVELAEKYPNIYACVGFHPHDAKKANEKSLQEIEELSRHPKVVAIGEIGLDFHYDFSPRDVQESVFREQITLAQRRNLPIVIHTRESNSETIAIVEDAVETVAGWRSDKQMPHSRYPAPKGVFHCFSGDMQMAWKVINMGFYVSLPGVVTFKKADLAVEVASNVSAEHFLLETDSPYLAPVPFRGRRNEPANIPRIAEKIAALQHLSIEDISRITNYSAFKLFGVGEKGAARFTYQLRNSLYINLTIRCNADCVFCDRKGEAVIKGHNLRIDREPTAEEVIAEIGDPKKYDEIVFCGYGEPTIRLDAVKDISKWVKANGGKTRLNTDGHGNVINKRNIVPELVGLIDAVSISLNTTDPHQYGELMRIDGEKFFPAMIDFAKESVRLLGRVTMTIVDLDDVDTEQARLLVENEIGATFQKRPYF from the coding sequence ATGTTTATCGATTCACATTGTCATTTGACGTCTGAACAATTCAATGCCGACCGCGACGCCGTCATCCGCAGGGCGGAAGATGCAGGTGTTCATGCCATCATCAATCCGGGAACAGACCTCGAAGACAGCAAGCGGGCAGTTGAGCTTGCAGAAAAGTACCCGAATATCTACGCGTGTGTCGGCTTCCACCCTCACGACGCAAAGAAGGCCAATGAGAAATCTCTTCAAGAAATAGAGGAACTGAGCCGCCACCCCAAGGTTGTCGCCATCGGTGAGATTGGGTTGGATTTTCACTACGATTTTTCTCCGCGTGACGTTCAGGAATCGGTTTTCCGGGAGCAGATCACGCTTGCACAGCGGCGGAATCTTCCCATCGTTATCCATACACGCGAATCCAATTCGGAGACGATTGCTATTGTTGAGGATGCTGTTGAGACGGTTGCCGGATGGCGAAGCGACAAGCAAATGCCGCACAGTCGCTATCCGGCCCCGAAAGGGGTCTTTCATTGTTTTTCGGGAGACATGCAGATGGCGTGGAAGGTAATCAACATGGGCTTTTATGTTTCGTTGCCGGGTGTTGTAACCTTCAAGAAAGCCGATCTTGCGGTTGAGGTGGCATCGAATGTCTCTGCCGAACATTTTCTGCTGGAGACAGACAGTCCGTATCTCGCGCCGGTTCCGTTCCGGGGAAGAAGAAATGAGCCCGCGAACATCCCACGTATTGCTGAGAAAATAGCTGCGTTGCAACACTTGAGTATCGAAGACATCTCCCGGATTACCAACTACAGCGCATTCAAACTTTTTGGTGTTGGAGAAAAGGGGGCGGCGCGATTCACGTATCAACTCCGGAATTCCCTGTACATCAATCTCACGATTCGATGTAATGCAGATTGTGTCTTTTGTGATAGAAAGGGAGAGGCCGTGATCAAAGGACACAATCTTCGCATTGATCGTGAACCGACTGCGGAAGAAGTAATTGCCGAAATTGGTGATCCGAAGAAGTATGACGAAATCGTTTTCTGCGGGTACGGCGAACCGACGATCCGGTTGGATGCGGTCAAGGATATCTCAAAGTGGGTCAAAGCAAACGGAGGAAAGACGAGACTCAATACCGACGGACACGGGAATGTTATAAACAAGCGCAATATCGTTCCGGAACTTGTCGGCCTCATTGATGCCGTTTCGATAAGCCTGAATACAACGGATCCGCATCAATACGGGGAGTTGATGAGAATTGACGGCGAGAAGTTCTTCCCTGCGATGATTGATTTTGCAAAAGAGTCTGTCCGCTTGCTCGGCAGGGTCACGATGACCATTGTTGACCTTGACGATGTGGATACGGAACAAGCCCGCCTCCTTGTTGAGAATGAGATAGGGGCAACGTTTCAGAAACGCCCGTACTTCTAA
- a CDS encoding glycosyltransferase family 9 protein gives MSSRSISPQRILFLAEGQLGDLLLLTPALRATKESFPHSHISVLVVERRGSDGAKPDRFRDLHATETEREACALSTNTHVDELLVLSRQALRAEKGGARIVAELSVVRFLRKQEFDTVVCTFPEDRFALWAFLAGARVRIGQRKQGLFRLLTNTPDIEKRQRGVLEYYCDLARELGARVSSVHTEYNVPESSEQWAEEFFQKEHLGSGKKIVSVHPGASGNYKIWPPERYAAMMNHLSAGNSTVLLLRGPLDGPVIDEIKHHVQTPFVEIHTGEKVGDLAAIIRRSDLCITNDSGPRHLAVAVGTPSLAFFRQHCDREWGVYPETDYSKTLTGTQQCQVCPPGICRDVMPDGQQFASFCVRMISVDDAVEQAGKMLQV, from the coding sequence TTGTCGTCCCGATCAATATCCCCGCAACGCATCCTTTTTCTTGCCGAAGGCCAGTTGGGCGATTTGCTGTTGCTGACCCCGGCGTTGCGGGCAACGAAGGAATCTTTCCCGCACTCACACATCAGCGTTCTGGTTGTTGAGCGGCGCGGATCGGATGGTGCGAAGCCGGACCGCTTCAGGGATTTGCACGCAACGGAAACGGAGAGAGAAGCGTGCGCACTCTCAACCAACACACATGTTGATGAGCTTCTCGTTCTTAGCCGGCAGGCCCTTCGTGCAGAGAAGGGAGGTGCGAGAATTGTGGCGGAGTTGTCGGTTGTCAGATTTCTCCGTAAGCAGGAATTCGACACCGTCGTCTGTACATTTCCGGAAGATCGATTTGCGTTGTGGGCGTTTCTCGCCGGTGCGCGTGTACGCATTGGTCAGCGAAAACAAGGTTTGTTCCGGCTTCTGACGAACACACCGGATATCGAAAAACGTCAACGTGGCGTTCTCGAGTACTATTGTGACTTGGCTCGAGAACTTGGTGCCCGTGTGAGTTCTGTTCACACTGAATACAATGTGCCGGAGTCATCCGAACAGTGGGCTGAAGAATTCTTTCAGAAGGAACATCTGGGATCCGGCAAGAAAATCGTGTCCGTTCACCCGGGGGCGAGCGGCAACTACAAGATTTGGCCTCCGGAAAGATATGCAGCAATGATGAACCATCTTTCAGCCGGGAACAGCACTGTATTGCTGCTCCGGGGGCCCCTTGATGGGCCGGTCATTGATGAAATCAAACATCACGTACAGACCCCATTTGTTGAGATTCACACCGGAGAGAAGGTGGGCGATCTTGCTGCAATTATCCGGCGAAGCGACCTTTGCATCACCAACGATTCGGGCCCGCGTCATCTGGCAGTTGCGGTCGGGACGCCCTCGCTCGCGTTTTTCCGCCAACATTGTGATAGAGAATGGGGTGTGTATCCGGAAACTGATTACAGCAAAACGTTGACGGGAACGCAACAATGTCAGGTTTGTCCGCCGGGTATCTGCCGTGATGTGATGCCGGATGGCCAGCAGTTTGCCTCATTCTGTGTCCGCATGATCAGCGTTGACGATGCCGTTGAGCAAGCCGGGAAAATGCTCCAAGTCTAA